The following proteins are co-located in the Rhea pennata isolate bPtePen1 chromosome 2, bPtePen1.pri, whole genome shotgun sequence genome:
- the KIF9 gene encoding kinesin-like protein KIF9 isoform X4, with the protein MVQMGEEVFRVKMDTVQKRVQAFVRVKPTADFAQGMIKFGRDNKSIDIYIKKDVKKGVVNNRQTDWSFRLDGVLHNASQELTYETVAEKLVSEALSGYNGTIMCYGQTGAGKTYTMTGTTADYKHRGIIPRAIQQVLKATAHCVDRFVTVRVSYLEIYNETLFDLLSTMTSSGTSDVQMAVVDCPQGVYVKGLSIHRVSHEEDALNLLFEGETNRVIAEHTLNKNSSRSHCIFTIYIESHFRVFSDVKRISSKINLIDLAGSERLGKTGSEGQVLKEATYINKSLSFLEQIIIALGDPKRDHIPFRQSKLTHVLKDSLGGNCNTVLVANICGEAVHVDETLSSLRFATRMKWITAEPVINETCDAGWIVKTLEKEIIFLKRELAMHDSLVNRSLVTYDPLTEIQIADIKSQVLKYLEGSIDEIDIVNIRQIQEVFKQFKLLLRFWHME; encoded by the exons ATGGTTCAGATGGGCGAGGAGGTTTTTAGAG tTAAAATGGATACAGTACAAAAGAGAGTCCAGGCATTTGTGCGAGTCAAGCCGACAGCTGATTTTGCTCAAGGCATGATCAAGTTTGGACGAGACAACAAG AGCATAGACATATACATCAAAAAAGATGTCAAGAAAGGAGTTGTGAATAACAGGCAGACTGACTGGTCCTTTAGGCTGGATGGTGTCCTTCACAATGCCTCTCAGGAACTGACTTACGAGACCGTAGCTGAGAAATTGGTGTCTGAAGCTTTGAGTGGCTATAATG GCACTATAATGTGCTATGGGCAAACCGGGGCTGGTAAAACTTATACGATGACAGGAACAACTGCAGACTACAAGCATCGAGGAATCATACCCCGAGCTATACAACAG GTTCTCAAGGCAACTGCACATTGTGTTGATCGATTCGTCACTGTCCGAGTATCCTACCTGGAAATCTACAATGAGACCTTGTTTGACCTTCTGTCCACCAtgacaagcagtgggaccagtGACGTGCAGATGGCTGTAGTGGACTGCCCACAGGGTGTCTATGTGAAGGGCTTATCTATACATAGAGTTAGCCATGAGGAAGATGCTCTAAATCTCCTGTTTGAg GGTGAGACCAATAGAGTAATAGCAGAACATACATTGAATAAAAATTCATCCAGATCCCACTGCATTTTTACTATCTATATTGAG TCTCATTTCAGAGTTTTCTCAGATGTCAAACGGATTTCTTCAAAAATCAACTTAATAGATCTGGCAGGCTCAGAGAGACTGGGTAAGACTGGG TCTGAAGGGCAGGTTCTGAAGGAAGCCACGTACATCAACAAGTCTCTGTCATTCCTTGAGCAAATCATCATTGCCCTGGGTGATCCTAAGAGGGACCACATCCCCTTCCGGCAGAGCAAGCTCACTCATGTTCTCAAGGACTCACTTG GGGGAAACTGCAATACTGTCCTGGTGGCAAATATCTGTGGGGAAGCTGTGCATGTAGATGAGACT ttgtcttCTCTTCGTTTTGCTACCAGAATGAAATggatcacagcagagccagTCATCAATGAGACATGTGATGCAGGG TGGATCGTGAAGACTTTGGAGAaggagattatttttcttaagcGGGAGCTGGCCATGCATGACAGCTTG GTAAATCGTTCTTTGGTGACTTATGACCCTCTCACTGAAATCCAGATAGCAGATATTAAGTCTCAAGTCCTAAAATACCTAGAAGGATCCATTGATGAAATCGAT ATAGTGAACATCAGGCAAATCCAGGAAGTTTTTAAGCAGTTCAAACTACTTTTAAG GTTTTGGCATATGGAATAG